The following are from one region of the Leucobacter sp. Psy1 genome:
- a CDS encoding quinone-dependent dihydroorotate dehydrogenase, giving the protein MYPLVFNSVFRHLDPEWIHHAAFRVIRAAPFAGSVLRRWTAPAPQLRVRTLGLEFPSPFGIAAGFDKNAEGIAGLGALGFGHIEVGTLTRHAQPGNPKPRMFRVVPDRAVVNRMGFNNGGSAAALPRIERARLARRRPIIGVNIGKSRITEVEDAVQDYVWSAQRLAPVSDYLAVNVSSPNTPGLRGLQELSMLEPLLAAVKEAAGDTPLLVKIAPDMDDEQLKGIVELALRLGLDGIIATNTTVSRDGLSISADAIEAIGAGGLSGAPLRERSLEVLRQIRAVAPADWCVISVGGVTSSADVRERLDAGATLVQGYTAFVYEGPLWARAVNAGLVRSGWRGNAA; this is encoded by the coding sequence ATCTATCCGCTGGTCTTCAACTCCGTCTTTCGTCATCTGGATCCCGAGTGGATCCACCACGCGGCGTTTCGGGTGATCCGCGCGGCCCCGTTCGCCGGGTCGGTGCTGCGTCGCTGGACCGCGCCGGCACCCCAGTTGCGGGTCCGCACGCTCGGACTCGAGTTCCCGAGTCCGTTCGGCATCGCCGCCGGGTTCGACAAGAACGCCGAGGGGATCGCCGGTCTCGGGGCGCTCGGATTCGGGCACATCGAAGTCGGCACCCTCACACGACACGCCCAACCCGGCAATCCGAAACCGCGGATGTTCCGCGTCGTTCCTGATCGTGCCGTGGTCAATCGCATGGGGTTCAACAACGGCGGATCCGCAGCTGCGCTGCCGCGCATCGAGCGAGCCAGACTGGCGCGTCGACGTCCCATCATCGGCGTGAACATCGGCAAGAGCCGCATCACCGAGGTCGAGGACGCGGTGCAGGACTACGTGTGGAGTGCGCAGCGTCTCGCCCCCGTTTCCGATTACCTCGCGGTCAACGTGAGTTCTCCGAACACTCCGGGCCTCCGAGGGCTGCAGGAGCTGTCCATGCTCGAGCCGCTGCTCGCCGCCGTCAAGGAGGCGGCGGGTGACACTCCGTTACTCGTGAAGATCGCCCCCGACATGGACGATGAGCAGCTGAAGGGAATCGTCGAGCTGGCGCTCCGCCTGGGGCTCGACGGCATCATCGCGACGAACACCACCGTCTCCCGCGATGGACTCTCCATCTCCGCCGACGCGATCGAGGCGATCGGCGCCGGGGGTCTCTCGGGTGCTCCGCTGCGCGAACGTTCGCTCGAGGTGCTCAGGCAGATCAGAGCCGTCGCACCTGCCGACTGGTGTGTCATCTCAGTCGGGGGCGTGACGAGCTCCGCCGACGTGCGCGAACGTCTCGACGCCGGGGCGACACTCGTTCAGGGATACACGGCCTTCGTCTACGAGGGACCACTCTGGGCG
- the nrdR gene encoding transcriptional regulator NrdR, whose protein sequence is MHCPFCRHPDSRVIDSRTSDDGLAIRRRRQCPECGRRFSTTETASLTVIKRSGVVEPFSREKVMSGVRKACQGRPVTDADLALLAQQVEESVRATGVAQLDANDIGLAILPHLRDLDEIAYLRFASVYQAFESLADFECAIAELRTHPGAASLETEPVNAGGPGE, encoded by the coding sequence ATGCACTGCCCCTTCTGCCGGCACCCCGACTCCCGCGTGATCGATTCGCGGACCTCCGACGACGGCCTCGCCATTCGCCGGCGACGGCAGTGCCCGGAGTGCGGTCGCCGCTTCAGCACGACGGAGACCGCGAGCCTGACCGTGATCAAGCGCTCGGGAGTCGTTGAGCCGTTCAGCCGCGAGAAGGTGATGTCTGGGGTGCGCAAGGCCTGTCAGGGCCGCCCGGTCACGGATGCAGACCTCGCGCTCCTGGCGCAGCAAGTGGAGGAGTCCGTGCGCGCGACTGGCGTGGCCCAGCTCGATGCGAACGACATCGGGCTCGCGATCCTGCCCCACCTGCGCGACCTTGACGAGATCGCCTACCTGAGATTCGCGAGCGTCTACCAGGCGTTTGAGAGTCTCGCCGACTTCGAGTGCGCAATTGCCGAGCTGCGAACGCATCCGGGTGCTGCGTCTCTCGAGACAGAGCCGGTGAATGCCGGCGGACCGGGGGAGTGA
- the hisD gene encoding histidinol dehydrogenase: MRTLDLRGRDLSRAELLDLVPRAAVDIGTAVERVRPLVDAVRVNGEAALREQGRDFDGVEHHALRVPAERIEASLESCPPETRDALEQLIAKLRRASAAQVPAEQVTVFGNGATVRQRWQPVSRVGLYAPGGKAAYPSSVIMNAVAAQAAGVPSLALASPAQRENDGAPHESVLWAAALAGVTEVYAIGGAGAIAAFAYGVPEIGLDPVDVVTGPGNVFVAAAKRAVNGIVGIDAEAGTTEILIIADETANPAFVAADLISQAEHDEAAASVLVTDSAVLAERVSTELASRVPGARWAERIGVALAGQQSGVILVDDLLTAARVSNAYGPEHLEIQTRDDDAVLEHIEDAGAIFLGSYTPVSLGDYLAGSNHVLPTGGTARFASGLGAHSFLRPQQIITYDRASLADTVAPLGALAEAEGLPAHGDAVAIRFAPDTDSSGEH; the protein is encoded by the coding sequence ATGCGAACACTCGACCTCAGAGGGCGCGACCTCTCCCGCGCCGAGCTGCTGGACCTCGTTCCCCGCGCCGCCGTCGACATCGGTACGGCGGTCGAGCGGGTCCGCCCGCTCGTGGATGCCGTGCGCGTGAACGGTGAAGCAGCGCTCCGGGAACAGGGCCGCGACTTCGACGGCGTCGAACACCATGCCCTCCGCGTTCCGGCCGAGCGGATCGAGGCCTCGCTCGAGTCATGCCCGCCGGAGACGAGGGACGCTCTCGAGCAGCTCATCGCGAAGCTGCGGCGCGCCTCAGCGGCACAGGTCCCGGCCGAGCAGGTGACCGTGTTCGGCAACGGCGCGACGGTGCGGCAGCGATGGCAGCCCGTCTCGCGGGTCGGCCTCTACGCTCCAGGCGGCAAGGCGGCCTACCCGTCGTCCGTGATCATGAACGCCGTCGCCGCGCAGGCCGCGGGCGTGCCGAGCCTCGCGCTCGCGTCCCCGGCGCAGCGTGAGAACGACGGTGCTCCGCACGAGTCCGTGCTCTGGGCGGCGGCACTCGCCGGCGTCACCGAGGTGTACGCGATCGGCGGTGCGGGTGCGATCGCGGCGTTCGCCTACGGTGTTCCCGAGATCGGTCTCGATCCGGTCGACGTCGTCACCGGACCTGGGAACGTGTTCGTGGCCGCGGCCAAGCGCGCCGTGAACGGGATCGTCGGCATCGACGCCGAGGCCGGGACCACCGAGATCCTCATCATCGCCGACGAGACGGCAAATCCGGCCTTCGTCGCCGCCGATCTCATCAGCCAGGCCGAGCACGACGAGGCTGCCGCTTCGGTGCTCGTCACCGACTCGGCTGTGCTCGCCGAGCGGGTGTCCACCGAGCTCGCATCCCGGGTACCAGGGGCCCGCTGGGCCGAGCGCATCGGCGTCGCGCTCGCCGGACAGCAGTCCGGCGTGATCCTTGTCGACGACCTGCTGACCGCGGCGCGCGTGAGCAACGCGTACGGACCGGAGCACCTCGAGATCCAGACCCGGGACGACGATGCGGTCCTCGAACACATCGAGGATGCCGGGGCGATCTTCCTGGGGTCGTACACCCCCGTGAGCCTCGGCGACTACCTCGCCGGATCGAACCACGTGCTTCCGACCGGGGGCACCGCTCGATTCGCCTCCGGTCTCGGCGCGCACTCGTTCCTGCGCCCCCAGCAGATCATCACGTACGACCGGGCCTCCCTCGCCGACACTGTCGCACCGCTCGGCGCACTGGCTGAGGCCGAGGGGCTGCCGGCGCACGGTGATGCCGTGGCCATCCGTTTCGCCCCCGATACCGATTCCTCCGGAGAGCACTGA
- a CDS encoding methyltransferase, whose amino-acid sequence MDFALLDRLRADLGAADYRVSRVAALLGEQAEAARARGVLVPARRALDSREESALSTLIRLLLLGVEVPAEQIDAALPSLGAAGAAELGLLEPVSGEGGARAGLRAALSLVPVEIADAASESPLHWWIISDLDDALRRGPARPDHVMGVGGATRSLIAQAPPSHVDSALDLGTGCGIVALHLLLRAERVVATDVSDRALTLARANARLNGVDERIEFRTGDRFAPVAGEQFDLILSNPPFVITPRGSDEADRYVYRDGGLTGDALAASVVAAGPVHLTGTGTLLCLANWESPWGTPGLTRVEEWLAAAHREAGPIAAWVIERDRVDPARYAETWARDGGARPGDEAFDGLVEAWLADFAARRITAVGLGSIRISRCVGSDDRDPIVRIEHAAGAWATDGLGAALDAAFRAGSAADALSHDEVLAGHWVLHASVREERQHDPGQEAPSAITLLIEQPIARRVSADPLLAAAVGACDGDLSLGQISDALATLLEVEASAAAEALVAGVRELAWLGAVTQSGTDTAR is encoded by the coding sequence ATGGATTTCGCCCTGCTCGACCGACTCCGCGCCGACCTCGGGGCAGCCGACTACCGCGTGTCCCGGGTCGCAGCGCTGCTCGGTGAGCAAGCGGAGGCCGCGCGTGCTCGCGGGGTACTCGTGCCGGCCAGAAGAGCGCTCGACTCCCGCGAAGAGTCAGCGCTCAGCACGCTCATCCGACTCCTCCTGCTCGGGGTGGAGGTGCCCGCCGAGCAGATCGACGCAGCACTCCCGTCGCTCGGCGCGGCCGGGGCGGCCGAGCTCGGGCTGCTCGAGCCGGTCAGCGGCGAGGGCGGAGCGCGGGCCGGCCTCAGGGCGGCGCTGTCGCTCGTGCCCGTGGAGATCGCCGACGCGGCGTCCGAGTCTCCGCTCCACTGGTGGATCATCTCCGATCTCGACGACGCCCTGAGGCGCGGACCCGCGCGTCCTGATCACGTCATGGGTGTCGGCGGAGCCACACGCTCGTTGATCGCTCAGGCGCCGCCGTCGCACGTCGACTCCGCGCTCGACCTCGGCACCGGGTGCGGCATCGTCGCGCTCCATCTGCTCCTGCGCGCTGAACGCGTTGTCGCCACTGATGTGTCGGACCGGGCGCTGACCCTCGCCCGTGCGAACGCGAGGCTCAACGGGGTGGACGAGCGCATCGAGTTCCGCACGGGCGACCGGTTTGCGCCCGTCGCGGGGGAGCAGTTCGACCTCATCCTCTCGAATCCGCCCTTCGTCATCACCCCTCGCGGCAGTGATGAGGCGGACCGCTACGTGTACCGGGACGGCGGTCTGACGGGTGACGCACTCGCGGCATCGGTTGTCGCGGCCGGGCCTGTGCATCTCACGGGCACCGGCACGCTGCTCTGCCTGGCGAACTGGGAATCCCCGTGGGGCACGCCCGGGCTGACCCGTGTCGAGGAGTGGCTCGCGGCCGCACATCGCGAAGCGGGTCCCATCGCCGCTTGGGTGATCGAGCGCGACCGGGTGGACCCGGCGCGGTACGCGGAGACCTGGGCGAGGGACGGCGGTGCACGGCCGGGAGACGAGGCGTTCGACGGGCTCGTCGAGGCCTGGCTCGCGGATTTCGCAGCGCGTCGGATCACGGCGGTCGGCCTCGGGTCGATCCGGATCTCGCGGTGCGTTGGAAGCGACGATCGCGATCCGATCGTGCGCATCGAGCACGCCGCCGGTGCGTGGGCAACCGATGGACTCGGGGCTGCGCTCGACGCGGCGTTCCGAGCGGGTTCAGCTGCCGACGCGCTGAGCCACGACGAGGTGCTGGCAGGCCACTGGGTGCTCCATGCCTCCGTCAGAGAGGAGCGTCAGCACGATCCCGGCCAGGAGGCGCCGAGCGCGATCACGCTGCTCATCGAGCAGCCCATCGCCCGTCGGGTCAGCGCCGATCCGCTGCTCGCCGCAGCGGTCGGCGCGTGCGACGGAGACCTGTCGCTCGGGCAGATCTCCGATGCCCTCGCTACACTGCTGGAGGTCGAAGCATCGGCCGCTGCTGAGGCACTGGTGGCGGGGGTGCGGGAACTCGCCTGGCTCGGCGCCGTGACGCAATCCGGAACCGATACCGCCCGGTAG
- a CDS encoding glutamate synthase subunit beta yields MADPRGFLKVRERELAPKRPVPIRLKDWSEVVDPADPTVVARQASRCMDCGVAFCHQGCPLGNLIPEWNDLVWRGREREALDRLHETNNFPEFTGRACPAPCESACVLNINQPAVTIKQIENSIIDQGFLHGWVEPQPPERLSGKTVAVVGSGPAGLAAAQQLTRAGHTVAVYERDEEPGGLLTFGIPDFKLEKALVERRIAQLKAEGTRFRTGIEIGRDMSWAELRRRYDAVVVATGATVPRPLDLPGRELSGIMPAMDYLTAANRVQRGSLERTPFDAAGKHVVVIGGGDTGSDCIGTAHRQGALSVTNLAIGKQPPHERSESQPWPTHPTLFEVQSSHEEGGERAFLASTVEYLGDESGNVRTLVVAETEFTESGRGPKAGTERHIDADLVLIAMGFTGPEAVEDPQLTLPRDARGAFTRAADYATELPGVFVAGDAGRGQSLIVWAIAEGRAAAASVDRYLTGDTVLPSPVTARDRAFA; encoded by the coding sequence GTGGCTGATCCGAGAGGCTTTCTCAAGGTACGCGAGCGGGAGCTCGCGCCGAAGCGTCCCGTTCCAATCCGGCTCAAGGACTGGAGCGAGGTCGTCGACCCGGCCGACCCCACGGTGGTCGCTCGTCAGGCTTCGCGCTGCATGGACTGCGGTGTCGCGTTCTGCCATCAGGGGTGCCCGCTCGGCAATCTGATTCCGGAGTGGAACGATCTCGTCTGGCGCGGACGCGAGCGCGAAGCGCTGGACCGGCTCCACGAGACGAACAACTTCCCCGAGTTCACGGGACGAGCCTGCCCCGCGCCCTGCGAATCGGCGTGCGTGCTGAACATCAACCAGCCTGCCGTCACGATCAAGCAGATCGAGAACAGCATCATCGACCAGGGCTTCCTCCACGGGTGGGTCGAGCCGCAGCCGCCCGAGCGCCTGTCCGGGAAGACGGTCGCCGTGGTCGGGTCGGGCCCCGCGGGCCTGGCGGCGGCGCAGCAGCTCACTCGAGCCGGGCACACCGTAGCCGTGTACGAGCGTGACGAGGAGCCCGGCGGCCTGCTCACTTTCGGCATCCCCGACTTCAAGCTCGAGAAGGCGCTCGTGGAGCGCCGTATCGCGCAGTTGAAGGCCGAGGGCACCCGATTCAGGACCGGAATCGAGATCGGCCGCGATATGAGCTGGGCCGAACTGCGCCGCCGCTACGACGCCGTCGTCGTCGCCACAGGGGCCACCGTGCCGCGGCCGCTCGACCTGCCCGGCCGCGAGCTCTCGGGCATCATGCCTGCGATGGACTACCTCACGGCAGCGAACCGCGTGCAGCGGGGGTCGCTCGAGCGCACGCCGTTCGATGCTGCGGGCAAGCACGTCGTCGTGATCGGCGGCGGCGACACCGGATCCGACTGCATCGGCACGGCGCACCGCCAGGGCGCGCTCTCGGTGACGAACCTCGCCATCGGCAAGCAGCCGCCCCACGAGCGCTCCGAGTCGCAGCCATGGCCCACGCACCCCACGCTCTTCGAGGTGCAGAGCTCGCACGAGGAGGGCGGCGAGCGCGCGTTCCTCGCATCCACCGTCGAGTACCTCGGCGACGAGTCTGGCAATGTGCGGACCCTGGTCGTCGCCGAGACCGAGTTCACGGAGTCCGGTCGCGGGCCGAAGGCCGGGACCGAGCGTCACATCGACGCCGACCTGGTGCTCATCGCGATGGGCTTCACGGGGCCGGAGGCCGTCGAGGATCCGCAGCTGACGCTGCCCCGAGACGCGCGCGGCGCGTTCACCCGTGCGGCGGACTACGCCACCGAGCTGCCAGGCGTGTTCGTCGCCGGTGATGCGGGACGCGGCCAGTCGCTCATCGTGTGGGCGATCGCCGAGGGGCGGGCCGCGGCCGCGTCCGTCGACCGCTACCTCACCGGTGACACCGTGCTCCCGTCGCCCGTTACGGCGCGGGATCGCGCGTTCGCGTAG